The following proteins are encoded in a genomic region of Blastocatellia bacterium:
- a CDS encoding putative sulfate exporter family transporter, giving the protein MSANVETNPFVKAIFGVSRVSEVVKLVPGVALAATVMLVALPLANMVGNWVLSFQGIDPTGKASPVSGVLMAIVIGMLLRNAIILPEWIKPGIQFSVTKILRLGIIFVGIKLSLVDVLRLGGWGVPIVLVVIASGLVFVSWFNKVLRLPERLGTLIAAGTGICGVTAIVSTAPAIEAEDREVAYAVANITLFGLMAMFLYPYIAHLLLHSSEQVGLFLGTAVHETSQVVGAALTYKEVFNDDTAFKAATVTKLTRNLFLAAVVPALSLYYLRNNRSGQGRSTRVSITKLFPLFVVGFIAMAVLRSLGDAGVQSGAAFGLFDASAWKALTKEIGDVWGSQYLLGTAMAAVGLGTSFSVFKGVGLKPFAVGLAGALFVGLVGLALALTLGQYVHL; this is encoded by the coding sequence ATGAGCGCAAACGTGGAAACAAATCCTTTCGTCAAAGCCATCTTTGGCGTCAGTCGGGTGAGCGAGGTGGTGAAGCTGGTGCCCGGCGTTGCCCTGGCCGCAACCGTTATGCTGGTGGCGTTACCGCTGGCTAACATGGTCGGGAACTGGGTTTTGAGTTTTCAAGGCATTGACCCGACCGGAAAGGCCAGCCCGGTTTCCGGCGTATTGATGGCCATTGTCATCGGCATGCTTCTGCGCAATGCCATCATCTTGCCGGAATGGATCAAACCCGGTATTCAGTTCAGCGTCACCAAGATACTGCGGTTGGGCATCATCTTTGTGGGCATCAAGCTCAGCTTGGTTGATGTCCTCAGGCTGGGTGGTTGGGGAGTGCCAATTGTCTTGGTGGTGATTGCCTCAGGCCTGGTGTTCGTGAGCTGGTTCAACAAGGTGCTCCGCTTGCCGGAGCGCTTAGGAACGTTGATCGCTGCGGGCACGGGAATTTGTGGCGTGACGGCCATCGTCTCGACGGCTCCCGCCATTGAAGCAGAAGACCGCGAAGTGGCGTATGCCGTGGCCAATATCACGCTCTTCGGCCTGATGGCCATGTTCCTGTACCCGTACATTGCCCACTTGCTCCTGCACAGCTCGGAGCAAGTCGGCCTGTTTTTGGGAACTGCTGTGCATGAGACTTCGCAAGTCGTCGGCGCTGCGCTGACGTACAAAGAAGTGTTTAATGACGACACGGCATTTAAGGCCGCGACGGTGACCAAGCTGACGCGCAATCTGTTCCTCGCTGCCGTGGTGCCTGCGTTATCTTTGTATTATCTGCGCAACAACCGAAGCGGGCAGGGCCGCAGCACCCGCGTGAGCATCACCAAGCTCTTTCCGCTGTTCGTCGTTGGCTTCATCGCCATGGCGGTGCTGCGCTCGCTGGGCGACGCGGGGGTGCAAAGCGGCGCTGCGTTCGGCCTTTTTGACGCCTCGGCGTGGAAGGCCCTGACCAAAGAGATCGGCGATGTATGGGGCTCACAATATCTGCTCGGCACGGCGATGGCGGCTGTCGGGTTAGGGACCAGCTTCTCGGTGTTCAAGGGCGTAGGCCTGAAACCCTTTGCCGTGGGCCTCGCTGGAGCTTTATTCGTCGGTCTCGTTGGCCTCGCTCTGGCCCTGACGCTGGGACAGTACGTTCATCTGTGA
- a CDS encoding DsrE/DsrF/DrsH-like family protein, which translates to MEPLVKTEREQVVESTLDDNEESVSSGQLPAHIAERLAAVEQKLAELEERLPEDRVSVVVFSGDLDRVLAAFIIASGAAALGQQVSMFFTFWGLNALRRKKVTEGKELFEKLMALMSPANTHELPLSQMNFFGIGAKMLRAMMKRKQINSLEEMIALARQLGVRLVACEMSRDVMGIKDEELIEGLDIGGVATFLGDALKSRVTLFV; encoded by the coding sequence AACAAGTAGTCGAAAGCACGCTCGACGACAATGAAGAGTCCGTTTCCTCCGGCCAGTTGCCAGCCCACATTGCCGAGAGACTGGCAGCCGTTGAGCAGAAGCTTGCTGAGCTTGAAGAGCGTCTACCGGAAGACCGGGTGTCGGTGGTCGTTTTCTCCGGCGACCTGGACAGGGTGCTCGCCGCCTTCATCATCGCCAGCGGAGCAGCCGCGCTGGGCCAGCAGGTGAGCATGTTTTTCACGTTCTGGGGACTGAATGCGCTGCGGCGCAAGAAAGTCACCGAAGGGAAAGAGCTTTTCGAGAAATTGATGGCGCTGATGTCGCCGGCCAATACGCACGAATTGCCGCTGTCGCAGATGAACTTCTTCGGCATCGGAGCGAAGATGCTGCGCGCCATGATGAAGCGGAAACAAATCAATTCGCTTGAGGAGATGATCGCCCTGGCGCGCCAGTTGGGCGTGCGCTTGGTCGCCTGCGAGATGTCGCGTGACGTGATGGGGATTAAGGATGAGGAGTTAATTGAGGGCCTAGACATAGGCGGCGTCGCCACGTTCCTAGGTGATGCCCTCAAATCGCGGGTGACCCTGTTCGTGTGA
- a CDS encoding FAD-dependent oxidoreductase, with product MTEEMGLEFRLDLPEEEEPYDVIIIGGGPAGLSAAIYAARAKLRTLVLDKHPLTGALGLTSRIENYPGIPYALSGAELLDILRQQATQFGAEYRQAQVTGVELQKDPKVVVSTEGNFYGRAVIIATGAMGHKPSIPGEAQLIGRGVSYCAVCDAPFFGGKDVAVLGDNDEALDELAFVARFARTVYLLSPHREPRARPEAVATAKAIPTVVWRLGTRVTAIEGTNHVEAVRVEHAGQQERIPVAGVFIYLVGNRPVTDFVKGQLALSSEGCLRTDPETKQTSIAGVFAVGDVVCKEIRQAVIAAAEGAIAALEADRFLRHRAKPRSDWA from the coding sequence ATGACCGAGGAGATGGGTCTTGAATTTCGGCTGGACTTACCGGAAGAGGAAGAACCTTACGATGTCATCATCATTGGCGGCGGACCGGCAGGATTGAGCGCAGCCATCTACGCCGCACGGGCCAAACTCCGCACGCTCGTGCTCGATAAGCATCCTCTTACGGGAGCGCTCGGATTGACGAGCCGGATTGAAAACTATCCTGGCATCCCGTATGCCTTGAGTGGCGCCGAGTTATTAGACATCTTGCGCCAACAAGCGACGCAGTTTGGGGCAGAGTATCGGCAGGCACAGGTGACGGGCGTGGAGCTTCAAAAGGATCCGAAAGTGGTTGTTTCCACCGAAGGAAATTTCTACGGGCGCGCGGTCATCATTGCCACCGGAGCGATGGGACACAAACCTTCGATTCCCGGCGAAGCGCAACTGATTGGGCGTGGGGTGAGCTATTGTGCCGTGTGTGATGCGCCCTTCTTTGGCGGAAAAGATGTGGCCGTTCTGGGCGATAATGATGAAGCGTTGGACGAATTGGCTTTCGTCGCTCGATTTGCTCGCACGGTGTATTTACTCTCTCCGCATCGGGAACCGCGAGCGCGTCCAGAAGCAGTGGCGACAGCAAAGGCCATCCCCACAGTGGTGTGGCGACTGGGAACGCGTGTGACGGCAATTGAAGGAACAAATCACGTCGAGGCGGTGAGAGTCGAGCACGCCGGACAGCAGGAACGCATTCCGGTCGCCGGCGTGTTCATTTATCTGGTCGGCAACCGACCGGTCACCGATTTCGTGAAAGGTCAGTTGGCGCTGAGCTCTGAGGGTTGTCTGCGAACTGATCCAGAGACCAAACAAACGAGCATCGCCGGCGTCTTTGCTGTGGGTGACGTGGTGTGCAAAGAGATTCGACAAGCCGTGATCGCTGCGGCGGAAGGCGCGATTGCTGCTTTGGAAGCGGATAGGTTTTTGCGTCATCGAGCAAAACCGCGATCGGATTGGGCCTAG
- a CDS encoding Fe-Mn family superoxide dismutase: MAYEARNYDHLLGTAGFSDRLLKNHFALYQGYVANTNKLAEALTGMVKEGKTGSPEYAELKRRFAWEFNGMRLHEYYFGNMLKAGRTLEKNSPLFKKLVADFGSYDNWEKEFKAVGAIRGIGWVILCLDPIANRTFNTWINEHDLGHLAGAVPLLVMDVFEHAYMVDYDLRRGEYIEAFFKAIDWTVVHQRFEHAPKLT; the protein is encoded by the coding sequence ATGGCTTACGAAGCACGTAATTACGATCATCTACTTGGAACAGCCGGGTTCAGCGACCGGCTTTTGAAGAATCACTTCGCCCTGTATCAGGGCTATGTGGCGAACACCAACAAACTCGCTGAGGCTTTGACTGGTATGGTGAAAGAGGGGAAGACCGGGTCGCCTGAATATGCCGAGTTGAAACGCCGATTCGCGTGGGAGTTCAACGGCATGCGACTGCACGAGTACTACTTCGGCAACATGCTCAAGGCAGGAAGGACGCTCGAGAAAAATTCCCCGCTTTTCAAAAAGTTGGTCGCGGACTTCGGCTCGTACGACAATTGGGAGAAAGAGTTTAAGGCTGTGGGAGCGATTCGCGGAATCGGCTGGGTGATTCTCTGCCTCGATCCCATCGCCAACCGAACCTTCAATACCTGGATCAACGAGCATGATCTTGGCCATTTGGCAGGAGCTGTTCCACTGCTTGTGATGGATGTGTTCGAGCACGCTTATATGGTTGACTATGATCTCCGGCGCGGTGAGTACATCGAGGCCTTTTTCAAGGCCATAGATTGGACGGTGGTTCACCAAAGGTTCGAGCATGCGCCGAAGCTCACATGA